A DNA window from candidate division KSB1 bacterium contains the following coding sequences:
- a CDS encoding carbohydrate binding family 9 domain-containing protein produces MKTKIFISVMLLLAGETAAQSRGILPQIAAQRITTPITVDGRLREKAWQKSRRLHRFIQREPNNGKPASEKTEVAILHDGRMLYFGIWCHDRQPAQLTAQKMQRDFDYDVDDNFIVIIDTYDDDRNGYLFAVNPNGAMADARLSGNGKQANCDWDGVWQAEVQVGRAGWYAEIAIPFTTLKFDTSRSVWGVNFERNIRRKREQVVWQGWSADATIQQVARAGRLSNLKGLPATAAWQLRPYSLAGVEQIRGRERRTVLAMGSDLDYQFTPALHLSATLHPDFAQVESDRAQVNLTRFSLKFPEKRKFFLESREVFDGGWGGNIQPFYSRRIGLAEDGAPVPVVGGLRLLGKSGARTLGGMIVQTAARDTIAAANFAVLRWQQEVGRHSSLGTIATTRVQRDHFNGMLGGDYLFTTSEFMGNRNLQAGLAAAVTRAGNGADKFGSAQRMFLTYPNDLLELEVEWERAGTDFNPEVGFLRRKGYRLLSTEFEFNPRWQVPALPWLRQLEFKPLDMDYYRDDASGALQSLLLEFRPLGFSTRSRERFKFNVQRFAEQLPEAFTVVKDLAVPAGRYWFTRYEVEGETFPGRPLVARFTLDWGDFYNGRRTEWGGTLSWALNRFCNLSFDYQSNLITLPAGRFRLQEAGARADFAFNPRLFGAVFTQWNNDDEALLLNFRLQWLPRPGADFFFVVNHGVDTAPRVWQETNTTVLTKLVWYFAPPQTRQPEKQRTALAK; encoded by the coding sequence ATGAAAACTAAAATTTTTATCAGCGTGATGTTGCTGCTGGCAGGCGAGACCGCGGCACAAAGTCGCGGCATCCTGCCGCAAATTGCAGCGCAGCGGATCACCACACCAATAACCGTGGATGGACGATTGCGCGAGAAAGCCTGGCAAAAATCCCGGCGATTGCATCGCTTCATTCAGCGGGAGCCGAACAACGGCAAGCCGGCGAGTGAAAAAACTGAAGTCGCCATTCTGCACGATGGCCGGATGCTTTACTTCGGCATCTGGTGCCATGACCGGCAGCCGGCGCAACTCACCGCGCAGAAGATGCAGCGCGACTTTGACTATGATGTCGATGACAATTTCATCGTGATCATCGACACCTATGATGACGACCGCAATGGCTATCTCTTCGCCGTCAACCCCAATGGCGCAATGGCTGATGCCCGCCTCAGCGGCAATGGCAAGCAGGCGAATTGCGACTGGGACGGGGTGTGGCAGGCGGAAGTGCAGGTGGGACGCGCCGGCTGGTATGCCGAGATCGCCATTCCCTTCACCACCCTGAAATTTGATACCAGCCGTTCGGTGTGGGGGGTGAATTTCGAGCGCAACATCCGGCGCAAGCGCGAGCAGGTGGTCTGGCAGGGCTGGTCAGCGGATGCCACCATTCAGCAGGTGGCACGCGCGGGCCGTCTGAGCAATCTCAAAGGCCTGCCCGCGACGGCAGCGTGGCAACTCCGACCCTATTCGCTGGCGGGAGTGGAGCAGATTCGCGGCCGGGAGCGACGCACGGTGCTGGCAATGGGCAGCGACCTCGATTACCAATTTACCCCGGCGCTGCACTTGAGCGCCACGCTCCATCCGGATTTTGCGCAAGTGGAATCTGATCGCGCCCAGGTCAATCTCACCCGCTTTTCCCTGAAATTTCCCGAGAAACGAAAATTTTTCCTGGAAAGCCGTGAGGTGTTTGACGGTGGCTGGGGCGGAAACATTCAACCGTTCTACAGCCGGCGCATCGGTCTGGCCGAAGATGGCGCTCCCGTGCCGGTGGTCGGTGGCTTGCGGCTGCTGGGCAAGTCCGGAGCCAGGACGCTGGGCGGGATGATTGTGCAAACCGCTGCGCGTGATACGATTGCTGCTGCGAATTTCGCCGTGCTGCGCTGGCAGCAGGAGGTTGGCCGGCACTCCAGCCTCGGCACCATCGCCACCACGCGGGTGCAGCGCGATCATTTCAATGGCATGCTGGGCGGGGATTATCTGTTCACAACCTCCGAATTTATGGGGAATCGCAATCTGCAGGCCGGCTTGGCAGCGGCGGTGACGCGTGCCGGCAATGGCGCCGACAAGTTTGGCAGTGCGCAGCGCATGTTCCTCACCTACCCCAACGATTTGCTCGAGTTGGAAGTGGAGTGGGAACGTGCCGGGACGGACTTCAACCCGGAGGTCGGCTTTCTGCGGCGCAAGGGGTATCGCCTGCTGTCCACGGAATTCGAGTTCAATCCACGCTGGCAGGTGCCGGCGCTGCCGTGGTTGCGCCAGCTCGAATTCAAGCCGTTGGACATGGATTACTACCGTGATGACGCCAGTGGCGCGCTGCAATCGCTGCTGCTGGAATTCCGGCCGCTGGGCTTTTCCACCCGCAGCCGCGAACGCTTCAAATTCAACGTGCAACGCTTCGCGGAACAATTGCCCGAGGCTTTCACGGTGGTCAAGGATCTGGCTGTGCCGGCGGGGCGCTACTGGTTCACCCGTTATGAAGTCGAGGGCGAAACTTTCCCCGGCCGGCCGCTGGTGGCGCGGTTCACGCTGGACTGGGGTGACTTTTACAACGGCCGGCGCACAGAATGGGGGGGCACCCTGAGCTGGGCTTTGAACCGCTTCTGTAATCTCAGTTTCGATTATCAAAGCAATCTGATCACACTGCCGGCAGGTCGCTTTCGCCTGCAGGAAGCCGGTGCACGCGCTGATTTCGCCTTCAACCCACGCCTGTTCGGCGCAGTGTTCACCCAGTGGAACAACGACGATGAGGCGCTGCTGCTGAATTTTCGCCTGCAGTGGCTGCCGCGGCCGGGTGCCGATTTCTTCTTCGTCGTCAACCACGGTGTGGATACCGCCCCCCGGGTTTGGCAGGAGACCAACACCACCGTGCTGACCAAACTGGTCTGGTATTTTGCGCCCCCGCAAACACGCCAGCCGGAAAAGCAGCGCACAGCGCTGGCAAAATAA
- a CDS encoding SLC13 family permease, with protein MKALTFNQEIKVGVAPLSAIRQIPWRQALLMLMAVSVAAAIWWGLPDLSVHARIAFITFGLAVIGWVGTDIDDTYIALAAALVFSAAGIDEPNEFFETLGDSTIWLLLSSFVIAAAVTTSGLSRRLTARVAAGARSVSQLFYLLTAVLLLTAFLIPATSGRAALMVPVFAALSSALPNRRIVVALALLFPTIIELSAIASLIGAGANLVTAEILWRMSGDHFSFSRWLLLGLPFALVSCFASTWVILHLFLTPAERRQALALGRLALPPDKNGHPATTRSGHFSRREWQVLLIGAVVIVLWMTESLHGLNSTIVAILGALAVTMPGLGVISFKEGVKGVNWTLLLFMAATLELGEALVESGGAAWLVKTLFTLLRDSDLSSTLIVTAAIATLALLSHLLITSRIARTSVLIPPVVLLALSLGYNPTTLAFLATAAAAFCLTLPTSAKPVAMFCQLDGTTYQPRDLLKLSSVLLPLHLVLLLVFALGVWPMMGLSLKRDPLTTPPSPTWQQQTGLPAIREQRHGRVQAHVETAMLQLGQPPLAAMVTRGDSTRVANTPFLPYGSAMSSTAPLRMIP; from the coding sequence GTGAAAGCATTGACCTTCAATCAGGAGATCAAGGTGGGAGTGGCGCCGCTGTCTGCGATCCGTCAAATTCCCTGGCGGCAAGCTTTGCTGATGTTGATGGCGGTATCGGTGGCCGCCGCCATCTGGTGGGGGCTGCCCGATTTGAGTGTGCATGCCCGCATCGCGTTCATCACCTTCGGCCTGGCTGTGATCGGCTGGGTCGGCACCGATATTGATGACACCTACATTGCGCTCGCGGCGGCGCTGGTTTTCAGCGCCGCCGGCATCGATGAGCCCAATGAATTCTTCGAGACTCTCGGCGATTCCACCATCTGGCTGCTGCTGTCCTCGTTTGTGATCGCGGCCGCGGTGACCACTTCCGGTTTGTCCCGGCGGCTGACCGCCAGAGTGGCGGCCGGTGCCCGCTCGGTGAGCCAGCTTTTTTACCTCCTGACCGCTGTGTTGCTGCTCACCGCCTTCCTGATCCCCGCGACCTCCGGCCGCGCGGCTTTGATGGTGCCGGTTTTCGCCGCCCTCAGCAGTGCCCTGCCCAACCGCCGCATCGTGGTGGCGCTGGCGTTGTTGTTCCCCACCATCATCGAGCTTTCCGCCATCGCCTCGCTGATTGGCGCGGGCGCCAATTTGGTGACCGCCGAAATCCTGTGGCGCATGAGCGGCGACCACTTCAGTTTCAGCCGCTGGCTGCTGCTCGGCCTGCCCTTCGCGCTGGTGAGTTGCTTCGCTTCGACCTGGGTGATTCTGCATTTGTTTCTCACCCCCGCGGAACGCCGGCAGGCGCTGGCCCTCGGCCGGCTGGCTCTGCCGCCGGATAAAAACGGCCACCCTGCCACCACCCGCAGCGGGCATTTCTCCCGCCGGGAATGGCAGGTCTTGCTCATCGGCGCGGTCGTGATCGTGTTGTGGATGACGGAATCCCTGCACGGCCTGAACAGCACCATCGTTGCCATTCTCGGTGCTCTGGCCGTCACCATGCCGGGGCTGGGCGTGATCTCCTTCAAAGAAGGGGTCAAAGGCGTGAACTGGACGTTGTTGCTGTTCATGGCGGCCACCCTCGAACTGGGGGAGGCACTGGTGGAATCAGGTGGTGCGGCCTGGCTGGTCAAGACGCTGTTCACACTCTTGCGGGACAGCGACCTCAGCTCCACTCTGATCGTCACCGCCGCAATCGCCACCCTGGCCCTGCTTTCACATCTGCTGATCACTTCGCGCATCGCGCGCACCTCGGTGTTGATTCCACCGGTGGTGCTGCTCGCCCTGTCCCTGGGTTACAACCCCACCACTCTGGCTTTTCTTGCCACGGCCGCCGCCGCTTTCTGTCTGACGCTGCCCACCAGCGCCAAGCCCGTGGCGATGTTCTGCCAACTCGACGGCACCACCTACCAGCCGCGTGATTTGCTCAAACTCAGCAGTGTGCTCCTGCCGCTGCACCTGGTGTTGCTGCTCGTCTTTGCGCTGGGGGTGTGGCCGATGATGGGGCTCAGTCTGAAGCGCGATCCGCTGACAACCCCTCCCTCACCCACGTGGCAACAACAAACCGGCTTGCCCGCCATTCGCGAGCAACGCCATGGCCGTGTGCAGGCACACGTGGAAACGGCAATGTTGCAACTCGGACAACCGCCTCTGGCAGCGATGGTCACCCGGGGCGATTCCACCCGCGTTGCCAACACACCCTTTTTGCCCTATGGATCAGCAATGTCTTCCACTGCGCCGCTGCGCATGATTCCCTGA
- a CDS encoding glycerate kinase, translating into MTLKVLLAPSGFKESLSAEEVTEALAAGVLRAWPDAHLLKAPLVDGGEGFTKTLVAVTGGTLHELTVTGPVGEPVASHFGFLGGSTGRKTAVLEMAAAAGLRLVPRNARDPLQTTTYGVGELIKAALDAGAERILVGCGDSGTNDGGAGMAQALGVRLRDAGGREIGRGGRELLRLHQIDLSRRDPRLAHTQIDVACNWHNLLCGPRGVARVFGPQKGASPADVELLAKALDHYADIIAAQIGCDIRFLPGSGASGGLGAGLLALLGAKLHPRYDIVMHYLQFDELLQEADLVITAEGSLDEQTPAGKIPAEVARRAKQRGLPVIAFAGSLGRNVEVNFAHGIDSFTSILQAPCTLSEAIAQAPMLVTQAAERALRMVRVGMMLKQVPFSSATPRLAA; encoded by the coding sequence ATGACCCTGAAAGTTTTACTGGCCCCTTCGGGCTTCAAGGAGAGTTTGAGTGCGGAGGAAGTGACCGAGGCCCTGGCTGCGGGCGTTTTACGCGCCTGGCCCGACGCCCATCTTTTGAAAGCGCCTTTGGTCGATGGCGGCGAAGGCTTCACCAAAACTTTGGTCGCCGTCACCGGCGGCACCCTGCATGAGTTGACCGTCACAGGACCGGTCGGCGAACCTGTCGCTTCCCACTTCGGTTTTCTGGGCGGCAGCACGGGCCGCAAAACCGCGGTGCTGGAAATGGCTGCAGCGGCGGGCCTGCGCCTGGTGCCGCGCAACGCCCGGGACCCGTTGCAGACGACCACCTATGGCGTGGGAGAATTGATCAAAGCTGCGCTGGATGCGGGTGCGGAACGCATTCTGGTGGGCTGCGGCGATTCCGGCACCAATGACGGCGGCGCCGGCATGGCACAGGCACTGGGCGTGCGCCTGCGGGATGCCGGCGGGCGCGAAATCGGCCGGGGTGGCCGCGAGCTGCTGCGCTTGCATCAGATCGACCTGAGCCGCCGCGATCCGCGCCTGGCACACACACAGATCGATGTGGCGTGCAACTGGCACAATTTGTTGTGCGGCCCCCGCGGAGTGGCACGGGTCTTTGGCCCGCAAAAAGGCGCCTCGCCAGCAGACGTCGAATTGCTCGCCAAGGCACTCGATCATTATGCCGACATCATCGCAGCGCAAATCGGCTGTGACATTCGCTTCCTGCCCGGCAGCGGTGCCTCGGGCGGCCTGGGCGCGGGCCTGCTGGCCCTGCTTGGCGCCAAGCTGCACCCGCGGTATGACATCGTCATGCACTATTTGCAATTCGATGAGCTCCTGCAGGAAGCCGATCTGGTCATCACGGCGGAGGGCAGTCTGGACGAACAAACGCCCGCCGGCAAAATTCCCGCGGAAGTGGCGCGGCGGGCCAAACAACGCGGTCTGCCGGTTATCGCGTTTGCCGGCAGCCTTGGCCGCAATGTCGAGGTCAACTTTGCGCATGGCATCGATTCCTTCACCAGCATCCTGCAGGCTCCCTGCACCCTGTCCGAGGCAATCGCGCAGGCCCCCATGTTGGTGACGCAGGCCGCCGAGCGTGCCCTGCGAATGGTCAGGGTGGGAATGATGCTGAAACAGGTTCCGTTCTCCTCTGCCACGCCACGGCTGGCTGCCTGA
- the tyrS gene encoding tyrosine--tRNA ligase → MTNAYDILLERGFVEQVSDEARLRQLLGETRVTCYVGYDPTASSLHVGNLLSIMMLGHLQRAGHRPIVLLGGGTAMIGDPSGKTEMRQMLTREQIVANGRRIQQQFSRVLDFSAGGALLIDNADWLLELNYITFLREIGRHFSVNRMLAAEAYKIRLETGLSFLEFNYQLLQAYDFLMLYRRHGCRLQMGGNDQWGNILAGVELIRRVENQEAFALTAPLLTTASGQKMGKTAAGAVWLDAELMPPYDFYQYWINVDDRDVVRLLQLYTFLPLGEINRFRTLQGAELREAKALLAFEVTKLIHGEEAARQARDAARALFAEGGDGTGAPQVVMKSAIFKEGIGIVDLFHAAGLAHSKSEARRLIQQGGAYVNRRRIESIEERVGLSDFEKGELLLRAGKKRYQRVVIETE, encoded by the coding sequence ATGACCAATGCCTACGACATCCTGCTCGAGCGCGGCTTTGTGGAACAAGTTTCCGATGAGGCCCGGCTGCGCCAACTGCTCGGCGAAACCCGCGTCACCTGTTACGTCGGCTATGACCCGACGGCGTCCAGCCTGCATGTCGGCAATCTGCTTTCCATCATGATGCTGGGACATCTGCAGCGCGCCGGCCACCGGCCCATCGTCTTGCTGGGCGGCGGCACCGCCATGATCGGCGATCCCAGCGGCAAAACAGAAATGCGCCAGATGCTCACCCGCGAACAAATCGTTGCCAACGGCCGCAGGATCCAACAGCAGTTCAGCCGCGTGCTGGATTTCAGCGCCGGCGGCGCGCTGCTGATTGACAATGCCGACTGGCTGCTGGAGCTGAACTACATCACGTTTCTGCGCGAAATTGGCCGGCACTTCAGCGTCAATCGCATGCTCGCCGCCGAGGCCTACAAAATCCGCCTGGAAACCGGCCTGTCTTTCCTCGAATTCAACTATCAACTGCTGCAGGCCTACGATTTCCTGATGCTCTATCGCCGCCACGGCTGCCGCCTGCAAATGGGCGGCAACGATCAATGGGGCAACATCCTCGCAGGCGTGGAGTTGATCCGCCGCGTCGAAAACCAGGAGGCCTTCGCGCTCACCGCACCGCTGCTCACCACCGCCAGCGGACAGAAGATGGGCAAAACCGCCGCCGGTGCCGTTTGGCTCGATGCCGAGCTGATGCCGCCTTATGATTTCTATCAATACTGGATCAACGTCGATGACCGCGATGTGGTGCGGCTGCTGCAGTTGTACACCTTTCTGCCACTCGGCGAGATCAATCGGTTCCGCACCCTGCAGGGCGCGGAGTTGCGCGAGGCCAAGGCGCTGCTGGCCTTCGAGGTGACCAAACTCATCCACGGTGAGGAGGCCGCGCGCCAGGCGCGTGACGCGGCGCGGGCGCTGTTCGCCGAAGGCGGGGACGGCACCGGCGCCCCGCAGGTCGTGATGAAATCCGCCATCTTCAAAGAGGGCATCGGCATCGTCGACTTGTTTCACGCCGCCGGTTTGGCGCATTCGAAAAGCGAGGCCCGCCGTCTCATCCAACAGGGGGGCGCATATGTCAACCGCCGCCGCATCGAGTCGATCGAAGAGCGTGTGGGCCTGTCTGATTTTGAGAAGGGGGAACTGCTGCTGCGCGCCGGCAAGAAACGCTATCAACGCGTGGTGATCGAAACGGAGTGA
- the smpB gene encoding SsrA-binding protein SmpB has translation MAPSERKIIAQNRKARHDYEILATYEAGIVLQGTEVKSLREGRANLKDAYAAVRDDEVWLYGVHISPYSHGNLNNHDPERDRKLLLHRNEIRRLIGKTRETGLTLVPLQLYFKNGRVKVELALAKGRKQYDKRQAIAKRDSDRELARALRGKRAAAP, from the coding sequence ATGGCACCCTCCGAACGAAAAATCATTGCGCAAAACCGCAAGGCCCGGCATGACTACGAGATTCTTGCCACTTATGAAGCCGGCATTGTGCTGCAGGGCACGGAAGTGAAAAGTCTGCGCGAGGGCCGCGCCAATCTCAAAGACGCTTATGCGGCGGTGCGGGACGATGAGGTCTGGCTCTACGGCGTGCACATCAGCCCGTACTCACATGGCAACCTCAACAATCATGATCCCGAGCGTGACCGCAAACTGCTGCTCCATCGCAACGAGATTCGCCGGCTGATCGGCAAAACCAGGGAAACTGGTTTGACGCTCGTGCCGTTGCAACTCTATTTTAAAAACGGCCGGGTCAAAGTGGAGCTTGCGCTGGCCAAAGGCAGGAAGCAATACGACAAGCGCCAAGCCATAGCCAAACGCGACTCCGACCGTGAACTGGCCCGTGCCCTGCGCGGCAAGCGCGCCGCCGCGCCTTGA
- a CDS encoding tetratricopeptide repeat protein codes for MRKLVGLPILRPEQQRELKINAHLTLGLIYYELGYFREAISHLRNIPVNHKDYPRALLVRSWSAIKMNDFQSAVITLNELIKKFDDSEYGEEAHFLLGQSYLKLEFYDFAVQEYDYIIRKYPEGNNVADRVALVELGLREQEKALEQLKVQLLVLESKLLDSIRLDGAGQVPKYIQDHYDHLAKSRDELVDSMLAERRLFEEVSQKVEQVRSDITRMESRRHWRAYAEYGKARALFLKGMPK; via the coding sequence TTGCGCAAGCTGGTCGGCCTGCCGATTCTCCGCCCAGAGCAGCAGCGCGAGCTCAAGATCAATGCACACCTGACGCTCGGACTCATCTATTATGAGCTGGGTTACTTTCGCGAGGCCATCTCGCACCTGCGCAACATCCCCGTCAACCACAAGGATTACCCGCGGGCTTTGCTGGTGCGCAGTTGGTCGGCGATCAAGATGAACGACTTCCAGAGTGCAGTGATCACCCTCAATGAGTTGATCAAAAAATTCGACGATTCGGAATACGGCGAGGAGGCGCATTTCCTGCTGGGCCAGTCCTACTTGAAGCTCGAGTTTTACGACTTTGCCGTGCAGGAGTACGATTACATCATCCGCAAGTACCCTGAGGGCAACAATGTGGCGGACCGGGTGGCCCTGGTGGAATTGGGCTTGCGGGAGCAGGAAAAGGCGCTGGAGCAGCTCAAGGTGCAGTTGTTGGTGCTGGAGTCGAAGCTGCTCGATTCCATCCGGTTGGACGGCGCCGGCCAGGTGCCCAAGTATATTCAGGATCATTACGACCATCTCGCCAAGTCGCGGGATGAGCTGGTGGACAGTATGCTGGCGGAGCGCCGGCTGTTCGAAGAAGTGTCGCAAAAAGTCGAACAAGTTCGCTCGGATATCACGCGAATGGAGTCGCGGCGCCATTGGCGGGCTTATGCCGAATATGGCAAGGCGCGGGCGTTGTTTTTGAAGGGAATGCCGAAGTGA
- a CDS encoding tetratricopeptide repeat protein: protein MKHVIKRAGAAATAPLFVLALAATLLCGRGAQAQNQAATPAARAATAPGKKTPAATTPASLPEKRNAYFKNDSIYIADLDAAIVNAEELIRKYPDSDFSPSVMFQLLELYVKRAAWEYQKQMAAYERELKRFDAGELQHEPVLPRVSYAKAIAMGYKVLNQYPTAPFNDKIIYRLALCHLEEGNNDKARDFFQRLIQEYPNSDYVLEANFRIGEACFEKKDYVTAAQYYSKLLNQWQNPFFSMALYKLAWSYYNVNDYAKAISTFIYLIDDINNIKEVKDPQSLGKTPADLRQEAIEYIAQSFAEYGGPEKAREFLVKYNGKDYGIEIFLKLAETYRARNFYDEAIRTVEITLEMWPFNDQAPLLQNEVVESYLSSDQPEKAEAARLALVNNYGPGSAWLEKHPAGEQREKALALAEQHLYILGTEAQARAQASKDIAAYQLAIQRYQEYVNKFAGTPNAPKIGYYLAECFYETRDFANAAEAYKRVMMNYPKSEFKDDAAYNRIISHFEELATVNHPDTTRFALANFLGSGRPDTLIVPNAVYPKLLAACNDFAVLMSASPRYPEVLMKYAETLFNLQAYGAAQQVYEKIITTIPNSRFVVQAHLLHAQCSMELHNYLLAEKWARKVVEQFPDSTVQLDRARRLISSAKFKLADGFKARGEHNIAAVAFENIAASSQDSTIAELALAESATAYDKAGNKVKAIEIYEKFHFRFPASPRVDEALYRAALLCEEDSKWTRAAQNYLALVAARPNSPYAGKAIFAAARCYESAGLQENALKTYDRFLAGNPTDTEQAMEALCRAGDICFKRQDYRLAAGYFGRVTEVFLQAQRNGQPVEPYFPAQAQFMLGEIQFESYRLVNLEPPLDKSLQRKQALFKDVQTAYTTAAKYQVAEWATAAVHRIGAAFEEFARAFWESPRPALEGDLKAQYEQKLEERIRPFKEKAFETYQANLRQAHENDISNEWVEQSRMRLQALAGELGRELPAEEQALPATNGHLNAPPVGEGGAQAMPPVTGTAKPAEMQSAAAAAAKGNQK, encoded by the coding sequence ATGAAACACGTCATCAAGCGCGCCGGGGCTGCCGCGACGGCCCCACTGTTCGTGCTGGCGCTTGCCGCCACCCTGCTCTGCGGGCGTGGTGCCCAGGCACAAAACCAGGCTGCCACCCCGGCCGCCCGGGCCGCCACCGCCCCGGGAAAGAAGACCCCGGCGGCCACCACCCCGGCCAGCCTGCCGGAGAAGAGGAATGCCTACTTCAAAAACGACAGCATCTACATCGCTGATCTTGACGCTGCCATCGTCAACGCCGAAGAATTGATCCGGAAATACCCGGACAGCGATTTCTCGCCCAGCGTCATGTTTCAGTTGCTGGAATTGTACGTGAAACGTGCCGCCTGGGAGTATCAAAAGCAAATGGCAGCCTATGAACGCGAGCTCAAACGTTTCGATGCCGGCGAGCTCCAGCATGAGCCGGTGCTGCCGCGTGTCAGCTACGCCAAGGCCATTGCCATGGGCTACAAGGTGCTCAACCAGTATCCCACCGCCCCCTTCAACGACAAAATCATCTACCGCCTGGCGCTCTGTCATCTCGAGGAAGGCAACAACGACAAGGCGCGCGACTTCTTCCAGCGCCTGATTCAGGAGTATCCCAACAGCGATTATGTGTTGGAGGCCAATTTCCGCATCGGGGAGGCCTGTTTCGAAAAAAAGGATTATGTCACCGCGGCACAATATTATTCCAAGCTGCTCAACCAGTGGCAGAATCCCTTCTTCAGCATGGCGCTCTACAAGCTCGCCTGGTCCTACTACAACGTCAACGATTATGCCAAAGCCATTAGCACCTTCATCTACCTGATTGACGACATCAACAACATCAAAGAGGTCAAGGATCCCCAGAGCCTGGGCAAGACGCCGGCGGATTTGCGGCAGGAAGCCATCGAATACATCGCACAGAGCTTTGCGGAATACGGCGGACCGGAGAAGGCGCGTGAGTTCCTGGTCAAGTATAACGGCAAGGACTACGGCATCGAAATCTTTTTGAAACTTGCCGAAACCTATCGCGCCCGCAATTTCTACGATGAAGCCATTCGTACGGTGGAGATCACCCTGGAAATGTGGCCGTTCAACGACCAGGCGCCCCTGTTGCAGAATGAAGTGGTGGAGAGCTATCTCAGCAGCGACCAGCCGGAAAAAGCGGAGGCGGCGCGCCTCGCGCTGGTGAACAATTACGGCCCCGGCAGTGCCTGGCTGGAGAAACACCCCGCTGGTGAACAGCGCGAAAAAGCACTGGCGCTGGCCGAGCAGCACCTTTACATCCTGGGCACCGAGGCGCAGGCCCGCGCCCAGGCCAGCAAGGACATCGCCGCCTATCAGCTCGCCATCCAGCGCTATCAGGAATACGTGAACAAGTTTGCCGGCACGCCCAATGCGCCCAAGATCGGCTACTATCTCGCGGAATGCTTCTATGAGACGCGCGATTTTGCCAACGCCGCGGAAGCCTACAAGCGTGTCATGATGAATTACCCCAAGTCGGAATTCAAGGACGATGCGGCCTACAACCGCATCATCAGCCATTTCGAGGAGTTGGCGACCGTCAATCATCCCGACACCACCAGGTTCGCGCTCGCCAATTTTCTGGGCAGCGGCCGGCCGGATACGCTCATCGTGCCCAACGCGGTCTATCCCAAACTGCTGGCTGCGTGCAATGATTTTGCCGTGCTCATGAGCGCCAGCCCGCGCTATCCTGAGGTGTTGATGAAGTATGCCGAGACCCTGTTCAATTTGCAGGCGTACGGCGCGGCGCAGCAGGTCTACGAGAAGATCATCACCACCATCCCCAATTCCCGCTTCGTGGTGCAGGCGCATCTGCTGCATGCCCAATGCTCGATGGAGCTGCACAACTATCTGCTCGCAGAAAAATGGGCGCGCAAGGTGGTGGAGCAGTTCCCCGATTCCACCGTGCAGCTTGACCGCGCCCGGCGTCTGATCAGCTCGGCGAAGTTCAAGCTGGCGGACGGTTTCAAAGCCAGGGGCGAGCACAACATCGCGGCGGTCGCCTTTGAAAATATCGCCGCCAGCAGCCAGGATTCCACCATTGCCGAGCTGGCGCTGGCGGAATCGGCGACGGCGTATGACAAGGCCGGCAACAAGGTCAAGGCCATCGAGATCTACGAAAAATTTCATTTCCGCTTCCCCGCCTCCCCGCGCGTGGATGAAGCGCTCTACCGCGCCGCGCTGTTGTGCGAGGAAGACAGCAAATGGACGCGTGCCGCGCAAAACTACCTGGCGCTGGTCGCCGCGCGGCCCAACTCACCCTATGCCGGCAAGGCCATCTTCGCAGCGGCGCGCTGTTATGAAAGTGCGGGCTTGCAGGAGAATGCCTTGAAAACCTATGATCGCTTCCTGGCCGGCAATCCCACGGACACCGAGCAGGCCATGGAAGCGCTGTGCCGTGCGGGTGACATTTGTTTCAAACGGCAGGATTACCGCCTGGCAGCCGGCTACTTTGGCCGGGTCACCGAGGTCTTTCTGCAGGCACAGCGCAACGGGCAGCCGGTCGAGCCTTACTTCCCTGCGCAAGCGCAGTTCATGCTGGGCGAGATTCAATTTGAATCCTACCGCCTGGTCAATCTCGAACCGCCACTCGACAAGAGCCTGCAGCGCAAGCAGGCCCTGTTCAAAGATGTGCAGACGGCCTACACCACCGCGGCAAAATATCAAGTGGCGGAATGGGCCACGGCGGCGGTGCATCGCATCGGTGCGGCCTTTGAAGAATTCGCGCGCGCCTTTTGGGAGTCGCCGCGGCCGGCGCTCGAAGGGGATTTGAAGGCGCAATATGAGCAGAAGCTGGAAGAGCGCATTCGCCCGTTCAAAGAAAAGGCCTTTGAAACCTACCAGGCGAACTTGCGCCAGGCGCATGAGAACGACATTTCAAATGAGTGGGTCGAGCAAAGCCGCATGCGCTTGCAGGCGCTCGCCGGTGAGCTGGGCCGTGAGCTGCCCGCGGAGGAACAGGCCCTGCCGGCCACCAACGGCCATCTGAACGCGCCGCCGGTCGGCGAAGGCGGTGCCCAGGCCATGCCGCCGGTGACGGGCACGGCCAAGCCTGCCGAAATGCAATCGGCGGCGGCCGCAGCCGCAAAAGGCAATCAGAAATGA